CCGAGGGGCGGATCCTCCGGCTCGCCCTCGCGATGGGCCTGCCCTATGGGGCGTGGATGTTCCTCGGTCAGAACCTGCTCAAGGCCCGGCATGCCCTTCCGCTCGTCTTCGCGGGGGCCCTGCTCGTGGCGGTGGGCGTGGCGGTGCTCGCCCGTCGCTGGCCGTCACGCACGGGACCGATTGCCGGCGCGCTGGCCGTGGCGTGCGCGGCCGTCATGCTGCCCGTGGCGCTCGCGCAGGGACGCGAGTCCTCGCCCGCGGCGCGGCTGGTGGCGCACGTGGCGTCCACGCTGCCGCCCTCGGGCATGCTGCTCTTCACCGGCGAGGAGGCGCGGCTCTTCGAGCACTACGTGCCCCACTACCGCGCGGGCCGTCCGGCCACGGGCGAGCAACTGCGCCGCGAGGTGACGCGCGTGGCCGCCGCGGGCGCCGACGTCTACGTCACCTCCACCGCTCCCGGCGTCGAGGCGCTCGCGCCGCACCTGGTGCCCGTGGCCCGCTTCTCCTGTGATCCGCGCGTGCGCTCGCACGCCCACGACATCGTCCTCTACCACTACCGGCTCGCGGCCCTGGCCGCTCCGCACGAGGTTCTCTGATGCGCCTTCGTGTCCTGTTGTGCCTCGCGCTCGGTCTCGCCGCCTGCGAGGAGACACTTCCCGCCGGGTTCCGGCCCGTGCAGGACTCGGCCGAGGGCGCGGCCCGCGTCTCCGTGGCTTTCAACCGCATCACCTCCGGCCGCTACCGCGCCGTCGCGCCCACGTGCATCGGCCAGCGCTATGTCTTGCGCTCGTCGCTGGACACGGCCATTCCCCCGGGCGAGCCGCTTGCGCTGGAGGGGGGCCTCGCGATGAAGCCCGGGCAGGTCGTCGAGTTCCGCAACTACCAGCCCGACATCCCCACCAACGTCACCTCGCTGTCGGCGCCCGCGCCGCTCTTCAGCCCCAACCTGGTGCGGCCCTACAACACCCGCACCGAGGGCAAGGAGACGTTCTCCTTCTGGCGCTACGCCTTCCCAGAGCCCGGGGCCTACGAGTACTTCGACACCAACATGGGCACGCCGGGCCGACAGGTGGTGGACTCGTACTACGGCACGGTCACCTATGTGGGCGAGTCCAATGCGCCCCGGGCGGTGGTGTGCGTGGATCCTCCCGCGTGTGTCGCGTCCGCCGAGTGCCTCGCGGGCAGCGCGCCCGAGGGCACCGTGTGCTGCACCTGCCCGGGCGTGTGCTGCGAGACCGATCTTCACTGCTCCCTGGACAAGACGTGCCTGCGCGGCCGATGCGTGGACAAGGACACCGGCGAATGAGTCCCTCTCTTCCGCGCCCTTCTCCGAGCCCTTCCATGACGCCGCGCCGACCGCTGCTCCTCGTGCTGTCGCTGTTGCTCGCGCCCCTGGCCGCCCGGGCCCAGGACGAGGGTCCGCCTCAGCCAGCCCGGGACACACCGCGCGCGCCCGAGCTCCAGCCACCCGCGCCCCCGGAGGGCCCGCGCCTGGAGCTGGAGGGGCTGGAGGATCCCGCGAATCCCTCGGGCACCGCGCCTCCCGCCGAGGCGACGCCCGGGACGAACGAACAGGACACCTTCCGCCAGCGCCTCCAGCCCACGAGCACGCTGTCGCAGCGCGCGGCGGCCATCCTCGATCGGACGACGCTGGGCGGCTACGCGGAGCACGACTTCATCGTGCCGGGGCAGGGCAAAAGCACGTTCCGCAACCACCGCTACGTGCTCTTCGTCTACAGCCACATCTCCGAGCGCATCTCCACGGCGACGGAGATCGAATTCGAGTTCGCGGGCAGTCCGCTCAAGCGTGACGGTGTGCTGACCACGGGCGAGGTGTTGCTCGAGTTCTCCGTGGTGGACCTGAAGCTGACGGACTGGATGACCTTCCGGGCGGGCGTCATCCTCGTGCCGGTGGGGGCGTACAACCTGCGGCACGACGCGCCGGCGCAGGAGTTGCCCGAGCGGCCCATCGCGTACACCACGGTGGTGCCCACCACCTGGTTCGAGTCCGGAGCGGGCTTCCTGGGAGGCTTCGATCTGGGGCGGGACTGGCGGCTGTCCTACGAGGCGTATGCCATCAACGGCCTGGACGCGAGGATCCTCGATGACCAGGGCTTCCGGGCGGCGCGAGGCAGCCACCTGGAGGACAACAACCACGACAAGGCGCTCACCGCGCGCGTGTCCCTGTCTCCCTTCCTGGGCCTGGAGGGAGCGGTGTCCGGCTACACGGGGGCGTACGATCTCGAGGGCCGCCGGGTGAACATGCTCAACGCGGATGTCTTCTGGCGGATTGGCGCGTGGGATCTCACGGGCGAGGTGGTGCGGGCCTTCATCGATCCGGGCTTCGTGCAGGGCTTCCCCGACGGCTCCACGGCCAACACGCGCGATCGCGTCCCCACGGGCATGTTCGGCTTCTACGCCCAGGCCAACTACCGCTTCCGCATCGAGCCCTTCTTCCGGCTGCTGCCGGACGAGTGGCATGACGGCCACTTCACCGCCTCGCTGCGCTACGAGGAGAAGGACACGGACACGGAGTTCATCACGGTGGGAGACTCGGCGCGGCTGACGCTGGGCCTCAACTTCCGGCCCCTGCCACCCTATGTCCTCAAGACGAGCGTCTGGTGGGAGAAGGGCGGCGGGGATGGCCTCCAGCCCCATCTGTGGACGCGGGACTTCTGGAGCCAGGGGCATTGGACGGCGCTCGCCAGTGTGGCCTACCTCTTCTGACCGGGCACTCCTCCCATGCGCTTCTTCCCGTTGATCGCCGCGCTCCTGCTCACCGCCGCGTGTGCCACGCCGCCCCGGCCCGCGGGCGCTCCGTCGCGCGTGGTGGTGGTGGGAGCCTCGACGGTGCCCCGGCCCGCGCCGCGCGGAGTGGTGGCCGACGTGTTCGGCGGCGAGGAGCCTCGCGACGTCGTGGCCCGGGAGGCGGCCGAGGCCCTGCGCGCGCGGGGCTTCTCGGTGCTGGGGGTGGAGACCGTCGTGGGGCCGGCGCCCACGGTGGAGGAGGCGGCACGACTCGCGCGCGAGCGCCAGGTGGACGCCACGGTGGTGCTCGTGCTCACGCGGTTGGATCTCTCCGCGCTCCAGCCGCTCGGCCAGGTGGAGGTGGCGCTCGAGTCGCGCATGGTCGGCCCCACGGGGCAGGTGTGGACGAGCGAGGAGCGGAGGACGGCCACCGCGGAGCGGCTCTATCAGTCGCGGACGAATTGGCGCTCGCACGTCCGGCAGGCCGTCATCCAGTCGGTCCGGGAGTTGCCATGAGCATGCTAAGGGGAGGAGCCGTGAAGCACTTCGTGTTGGCGTGGATGGTGTTGCTGGGTGGAGTGGCGGCGCTGCCCGCGCGCGCGGCGGCGACGTACTTCACCACGCCGCAGGTCCTCAAGGAGTTCTTCCCCCAGAGCCAGCGCGTCACCTACCGCAAGGTGAAGCTCGGTCCCGCGGAGCAGGCGGCGTTGCAGGGGCGGCTCGGCTACAAGCCGGCGAAGGCCGAGTACGTCTTCTTCGTGGCCACCACGGGCGAGCACGTGGACGGCTACGCCCTCATCGACGAGGAACTCGGCCAGCACGAGCAGATCACCTTCGCCGTGAAGCTGTCCCCCACGGGCACCGTCGAGCGCCACGAGGTGATGGTGTACCGCGAGGCCTACGGGCAGGAGATCTCCGACGCGCGCTTTCGCCGCCAGTTCCAGGGCAAGACGGTGAAGGATCCGGTGCGCGCGGGGACGGACATCGACGTGGTGACGGGCGCGACCATCTCCTCGCGCTCCATGGCCGTCGGCGTGCGCCGCTCGCTCATTCTCCTGGACGAACTCGTCCTCAAGCCGAACGCGTCCCAGAACACCAAGGGGTAGCCCGCTCGTGCGCCAGTTCGCCCGGCCATTTCCCATCACCCGACTGTCGCTCGAGGCGCGAGTCCTCTACACCGGCTTCCTGCTGTTCCTGGTGCTGGGGCTGGCCTCCTCGGTGTGGCTCTACGCGGATTCGTTCGGGGCCCTGTCGGCCCGGAGCGCCGCGGAGTACTACCGGGGAGGCGCCGCGCCCGCGCCCGTGGCGGACGACGCCGGAGGCCCCGCGCTGGAACTGCCCGACGAGGCAGTGGCCCCCGAGCCCCTGCGGCTGGAGAAGCCGGCTCGCCAGGTGATGGAGACGTTCCACTTCCATCTGTTCACGGTGCCCGTGGTGCTGCTCATCGTG
This genomic stretch from Cystobacter fuscus DSM 2262 harbors:
- a CDS encoding cupredoxin domain-containing protein produces the protein MRLRVLLCLALGLAACEETLPAGFRPVQDSAEGAARVSVAFNRITSGRYRAVAPTCIGQRYVLRSSLDTAIPPGEPLALEGGLAMKPGQVVEFRNYQPDIPTNVTSLSAPAPLFSPNLVRPYNTRTEGKETFSFWRYAFPEPGAYEYFDTNMGTPGRQVVDSYYGTVTYVGESNAPRAVVCVDPPACVASAECLAGSAPEGTVCCTCPGVCCETDLHCSLDKTCLRGRCVDKDTGE
- a CDS encoding FMN-binding protein; protein product: MSMLRGGAVKHFVLAWMVLLGGVAALPARAAATYFTTPQVLKEFFPQSQRVTYRKVKLGPAEQAALQGRLGYKPAKAEYVFFVATTGEHVDGYALIDEELGQHEQITFAVKLSPTGTVERHEVMVYREAYGQEISDARFRRQFQGKTVKDPVRAGTDIDVVTGATISSRSMAVGVRRSLILLDELVLKPNASQNTKG